One window of Nicotiana tomentosiformis chromosome 11, ASM39032v3, whole genome shotgun sequence genomic DNA carries:
- the LOC138901327 gene encoding uncharacterized protein yields MASKCWCCVNPEEESFHHLFFRSYAAKKVWSYFLSCAGWIKVNADAASRGNPGRSSIGFVLKNEYGDVVYAYGKEIQEGTNTEAEAKVVGDALKYCIEQDYVLIDLHTDSVLLHNVISRKWAVPWSIAVYVEEIKELKARANVTVSHTHREGNRLANHLANYALDVGHIEYHYFGDLDIQGRRIVNNDKLQCPYLRIRVVRR; encoded by the exons ATGGCGTCTAAATGTTGGTGTTGTGTGAATCCGGAGGAGGAAAGTTTTCACCATCTATTTTTTAGATCTTATGCTGCTAAGAAAGTGTGGTCATACTTCCTATCATGTGCAG GGTGGATAAAGGTGAACGCAGATGCAGCTTCTAGGGGAAACCCAGGTAGGAGTTCAATTGGTTTTGTACTAAAAAATGAATATGGGGATGTAGTCTATGCGTATGGCAAGGAAATACAAGAGGGTACTAATACAGAAGCTGAGGCAAAGGTAGTCGGGGATGCTTTGAAGTACTGTATTGAGCAGGACTATGTTCTTATTGATTTGCATACAGATTCAGTGCTACTTCATAATGTAATATCTAGAAAGTGGGCTGTCCCATGGTCAATTGCAGTATATGTCGAGGAAATCAAGGAGCTCAAGGCACGAGCTAATGTCACAGTGTCACATACTCATAGAGAAGGCAATAGGTTGGCTAATCACCTTGCAAACTATGCCTTGGATGTAGGCCATATAGAATATCATTATTTTGGAGATCTAGATATTCAAGGAAGGAGGATTGTCAATAACGATAAATTACAATGCCCATACCTAAGGATCAGAGTTGTAAGGAGATAG